The genomic DNA agctTCTGTTTAGTATGTTATTATTTGTGGTCAGTAATGTCATGGCTCTAGTCAAAGAGCCTGTGAGCACCGGGCTCCGAGCCTACCTCTGGCATGATCTGAACGGGTGCCGTGACTGGGCAGTCACCCTGCTGAGGGTCGGGAGCCTAGTAGAGCAAGCAGTGGACCTGCCTCTGACAACCTCTACCCTTAGAGTCAATGGGAGACTTGGCACAGATGTGCATGTGCTTCTAGACCCATCTGCCGAGCATGCTGAACCCCACCACCAAAACAATTTAAGAAAATGACTTTCGCTGTCTACAGAGTTTTGTTCTAGTGCATGAAAGCAAACCTGCCAATGTCGAAGTGGAGAGTAAGCCTTGAGGAACGCTATTTGAAGCCCTTCGATACGTAAAAGATTATAGATTTTACTTGTCTGGATTTTGGTGTGCAACTTTACCACTTTCCCCAAGCCATGTAATAGCCTGCTTTGATTTATTGCTTTTACTTCACTGAACATATTTTGAGTAGGACAGCagggcaaaatatttttaagttacattCAAAAGTAACAAACCAAACGACAGCTTTAGTggaggaagaaaacagatgaacaggagcatcattttcatttaaaatgggtGAGGAAGACGTGAGCCCAGGTAAAGTAAATGCAAGTCATACCAAGGATggctgttctttttttatgtcaCTTGTGAACAGGATTCTATTGACACTTCCCAGGGCAGGTCTCTTCTTAGACCCAGACCACCAAATTCTCCCCACCAGTGATCTTGCTGCATTGTAGCAGGACTTATTCTTCACATGGCCCTTTTGCCCTGGACAGAGCCTGGATGGGTGCCATTGACCTTCGCTTCTGGCccaccccctgcacacacaccccccatCGCAGCCTGGCTCCAAGCGAGTGAGCCTAGGATGGGACTTTCTGGTTCCACACACACCCCTGAGGAGTGACAGTCCCCACATCtaaccaccagggatccccttgcaTCTGTATGCCAGAATTTGGTGGCTTAGGGTAGGATGTCCACGTCagttacgtttttttttttccagctatgtACTTTTAAAGCCAAGAATTGACAGTTTATTTCTGTAGGTCATTTGAACTGAAACTAGAGATACTATCTTAAACCTACAGCGTGATCCTCGGAGGCATTATTACATTGGCACAATAGTCCACTGAGATTGGGAGTTTCGCATTTGCTAAAATCTAAACAGTGATGTAACAAGAGGCCCAGACCCCAGCAGATGCTGTGACGTCCAGTGCTGCCGCATAATAACCCTGCTGTCTCTCCCCGACCCCACCTTTGCAGGAGGAGCTAGCGAACACTATTTCCCAACTCGTCCACGTTGTTAACAACTCAGAGGCCCGTAAGTCCTGATGTTTTCATAACTTTCAGAACTTCCTCATTCATCAGCTTGGGTAACTTGCATAGGAAACTAGGCAATATTGTTTGTTCTTCCTTCAGAGTTTCCTCTTTCCAGGAGGCTTGTTGAACTTGTGCCCAGGGCTGCCAGGGTGTAGATGTCGGGCGACAGACCTTCCCTGTGAGAAAGCCCTGAAGAGCTTAGATGTTGACCCCAAAAGAGGGCCAATGAAAGAGGCATATTGTGCAGTATTGTGTGACCTCTgtaagatttcaaaaataaatggatatatatatgtatacattttttaaagaaatgaaaatctccTGAGTCTCCACATTCTGAGTTGCTTTAATAAAACTCagaggtgggacgcctgggtggctcagtggttgggcatctgccttcagcccagggtgtgatgctggagtcctggaatcgagtcccatattgggcttcttgcatggagcctgtttctcctgtctctgcctctctgtgtctctcatgagtaaataaatcatttttaaaaataaaaataaaactcagaggcTGGGCATGCATATGCCACTGTTTGCTGTCACCTCTGGGTACCAGGACATCCTGAAGACTGGAGCCACATAAGGGCATCACTGGTAGTAAGCCATAAAGTAAGCCaaaaaacaaagggagaaaatgaattatttctgaGACATTCAGGTTTTGATTGTgctgacaaaggaaaaaaaagacagcagaTTTGGTTGGATTTGCTTGGCGCTCTTCGGAGCAGAGCCATCCCACTGGCCTTAGAAACCCCAGTGGCTCTGTGGTTCAGCCGGGTCCCAGCTGACCCATAATGAGCAGAATTCTACCCATGGAATATTATCTAGGTTTTCAGATATCAAGAAAGAATTGtgcaaaaagaagtaaaaccaaAAAATCCAACAGTTATTTTTGGATGGAAAAGTGGTAGATTCGTGgctcagaagagaaaaatagaatgttTTATTAGAGCTCAACCAGCTGACATGGAACATGAAACAAAAAGCTGAGTTTCTATGCGGATCATCCAAGTGTTCATCAAAATTAATGGCTTTGGATTGATTGTTAGGTGTAGGTGGGCGGAAAGGGCCCATGGATGTGGCTCAGAGAATTTTTGATTTTAATAGAAACAAGGCTTTGCAGTGGATAAAGAAAAATGCTTCATAGAGCATTACAGTTGAATATCAAGATATTATCAGCCTTCCTGTTATAATAGGCTTTTGTgggaatggaaaataaattacTGAGCATATTTAATTATGGACCAAATTTTCTAGCTGCCAAAAAATTCttggaaaaaagtaaacaatCAATAATCCTAGTTTGTTTCCCTTTGTTACTTTCTTGCTTTATGGCAATATGTGAATCTGAAAACCAAGTATTCAAAAGCTTTTGTTCACTGCAGAACACCTGTTCATTCAAACCTTTTGGCAAACAATGAATCGAGAGTGGAAGGGGATAGACCGGCTGCGCCTGGGCAAATATTATATGGTAAGATCTGAAGGCCCTTCCCCCAGTGTGCTTTCGAAGCCTGTAAAGGAAGGATGTTGAGCTTCTTGAGAGCAGTGGGAGGGCTTATCTGTGAAGCAGAGCAAGCCCCAGGCTTAGTGTGGCAAGAGGTAGCGGGATCACGGGACGGCGTTCGACTAGGTCTCGCAGGCcgctctgttttctctttcagcTGCTGGGGGTGAGTCTGGGGATCCTTAGTTAACACTTCCTGGTGAAAAGTTCAATGAGATGACTGTGACTGTGTTTTCACTTTGGAGACGCAGGCTGTAACCAATTTCGTTGGTCTCTTCACTCTGCTGACTGACCGGCATTTCTTACTTTCCCTTTGGTAACAAAAGTTGTCTATCTTTAGCTGATCCGCCTGGTCCTGAGGCAGTCCTTTGAAGTTCTCAAGCGACATGGCTGGGAAGAAAGGTTGGTAAAGTATTGGGGTAAGCATTTGGTGGCTTTAAAATGTTGAAAGGGATAGTGTGACTTTCAAGCGTTCCAGTTAGCGAGCTAGTAGGAGTGGCGTGATTTCTGCCTTCCCCTCCGTCGACTGAGACGCAGAACCTCCTTAGGCGTGAAGAACACGAAGCCCAGGAGAGGCTCCTGAGGGCGTGGGGGCACATGCGCGTTTCTACCGATTCCAGGGATTGCTTTTCCCTCATAGCACGTTCTCAGCCTTGCACTGTTTGTTACGCATTGTAGCACAAGAACAGACGTGACTGTTTTCtttgggggaagagggaagagctgGCGTGCTGCAGTTAATAGGACCGCGTGTGTTGTTTTCTTCAGCCGAATCAAGCTCTTCCTGGATGTCTTGATGAAAGAAATCCTGCATCCTGAGAGCCAGTCTCCTAATGGAGTGAAGTTCCACTTCATTGATATTTATCTGGATGAACTATCCAAAGTGGGAGGGAAAGAGGTAAGAAGCAGTGAGACATCAGGCCCGGGGTGTAATGAGACCACAGCGGACCTGACCGGGGACTCTGGTTCTCCGCATGTTCCTGGAGCTGGGGAGAAAACGCTGTGGTCAGCACCGGCCTTACCAGCAACAGGAGCAACATAAATTGGCTCACCCTGTCTTTTGACAAATCCTTCCCCATCTGGGAATGTGTCCTAAGCAGCTAATAGGACACGTGAACAAAGATTGTGAGCTAAGGATGTTCTTGAAGTCCTGCTTATAAAACAATTGAAAGCAACTGACACAGTCCAATAGTTAACACAAGGACACGCTCACCATAAtgattttttgttatttcatCTTACAGTTTCTGACAATATCTCTGTCGATTGAACCTGTCTCTAGATCAGGGAATGCAGAACAGCATGGGTTAGTGGGGTGGTTTTCTCTGGTCATTGCACTTTGATGCCCATGTGGCTGGAAGATGGCCATGAGCTGGCTCCGAGCATCTGGGCAGTTCACGCAGAGTGCGTTTTCAGCATTGACAAAGGTGTTTCCCTGATCTAACCCTATGTGAAAAATGTGAACGGCTCCTTTTTCTAGGacatacaaaaaaattttgttttgttcctaaATTTCAGCTTTTGGCAGATCAGAATCTCCAATTTATTGATCCATTCTGCAAAATTGCTGCCAAAACTAAGGAGTAAGTGAATCCCATGCttgtttttctctgcttcatttgGTCCTTAATTGTGGGTACTGGTGTTAAATTGTTGAGAGGCTTGATGCAAGACACCTGTGATAGTTTAGCCAAACCCCAGAACAGCTGAACTTTGAATTTCTGTTAGCAAGACTTATGATGCTTTGAGTCCTACCTGTGCTCTGCTGGCTTGACCACAGACCTTCAGGAGACACACACCCCCCACAGTCGCAgttctgtctgccttcagcacgtGGCGCTCCACTGGCTCTGCACAGCCACAGCCGGCTGGCGTGGGAGTGTGGTCAGGAGAGCCAACACTGTGGGCCGGGCAATGGGCCACATTGGGCCCTGGGGAGGCTAGAGTGGGCCGTGCACCATGTGCCCCATCACCTCTGCTAAATGACCAGGTCTTCTGTTGTCATCACCTTCTCTCTGCTGTACTTCTACCCCCAGCCAGACATTGGTACAGACTATAGCTAGGGGTGTGCTGGAAGTCATCGTAGACCAGTCTCCTTTCGGACCGGAAGAGACCCTCGAGGAACAGAAAGCCCAAGGGGAGGAGAACGAGTTCTCCGAAGATGAGATGCCTGAAAACGAGGTGGCATGGAGAAAACCAGTCAGTAAAAAGAAGCCTGGTAAGAGGATTCCCTTGAACAGTCTGTCTTTTTAGATAAAATTCTCCTCAGGTGAACACTTTAGTACATACATTGGAGTCTCACTGAGATAACCTAAGACCTCATCAAAGGGAGCCCTGCCATGAGCTCCCCGAGAAGGGAAGCCAAGGGGCGCTGACACACGGGAGCCCTCCGCGGCGTGCATGTGCTGCCTCCCAGGGTCACGGGAGTCCCTCTAGGGTTTCACTTTACCATTGCTCTTGCCttggcttttgtttatttttgttgtttggaTTTTTGATGTATTTAAACATCCTGATGTGGACTTGTATCTCCAAGAGGGTCCTTGGTGCTCACGTGGCGAACACACGCTTATTTCCATAGCGCTGCCTCCTGATCTCTGGGTCCCTCTTTGGGAAACACCCGCTGTGGGCTGCGATGGCCGGGGCCAGTCTTAGCCCGCAGGGACTGCATGTGGAGCCCACATTTCCAGTTGCAGACCCCTCCCACTCCAGCAGTGATTTACAGCATTTCAGGGCTCAGCATTAGGTAAACGTTCAGGTCCGGGTGTGCGCatgcttttaaaatgtcacaCAGACGTTAAAAAGCAAAGATTTCAAAAATTAGTGGCCAGAGgaaatttaattaaacatttttttataacAAGACCCAAAAGTCTATGGAGCCTGGTTTGGTATGTGCCTTCAAAAATCTGGAAGGatatcaaaatgttaatagttgGCTGCATGAAGCAGAGTTAATGGGTGACTTCTGCTTTGTACTTCTGTCCTAAATTTTCTACAGCAATCATGTGTTATTCcttaattggaaaaataattcttttcaaaagaagaaaatctttgatCTTAAATTCAGTGTAGATGAATTAACCAGCTGCCCTTGAGCAGGTTTCATGCAGTCGTGGGGGCCGTCCCCGCTCCCTCCTGCGCGCCCGGCCTTTGTCTCAACCAGCCACCCTCTCCCAGCTCCTTTTGTCGTGCTTGTGGCCCTGGACCCGCACATGCATGCAGGGCTCTGCTGCGTCTTCTCGAGGCTGTGCCCAGAGGCCCCACCACTAACAAGCagataaaatttgaaaagttgTGAGTTTTCCTTGGTAGTTTTATCTGCTTCTTCATGGGCATTAGTGctctttgaattattttctaagtGTTAATAGTTGCATTAGCATTAACTTGTGTCTGCTGCGGCAGCCCCCTGAGACGTGAGTGTGTTATCTGCATAGATTTCTACCCCCGGCCTCAAGTTTTCCTGAAACTGGGGACAGACTCCTGAGtgagctctgctctgctctcccggcctccagcccagggcctcccGTCCCCCGCCGCCAGTGTTAACGGAAGGCAAAGCTCGCCGGAGGGCGCTGAGGGCAGCAGAGGTCTTGTCTGTGATGCAATTAAAAGGCAAAATGTGTGATTTCTGTGggatttattttaacaaaactgCTTTGGAAGATGACAAATGTATTTGCAGGGGTTTTCTGTTTGAAGAGACACTGAGACAGTGGCTCCTCTGGAAGTAGTGACTGTGTTTAAAGAGCTCTGTCTCTGGGTGTGTTTTGATAGCACTGGGCAAGCAGCACTGCAGAGAGGACGGGGTCCACGGCGACGGGGAGAGAGGCGGTGGGCGCCTGGAGGACGCTGGGCCCCTGCTCCAGGTTGGTAGAACAGACTGGCTGTGGAGTGGCCTGGCTAAGTGGGAATTAGGGTCAGAGTGCGTTATCCCCAGGCCCGCGGCTCCCGTCGTCTTTAATCCCTTTGCTCGCTGACGTCACCTTCCTTACGATGAGCTTACTGGAGGCACATTTAAACgtgacagagaaaagaaaaaaaaaaaaaaaaaacgtgacaGAGTTATGAAAGCTGTCAGTCTTCATCCCGGCGTGCGCTGTTAGGATCCATGCGCTCCCTACGACAAAGGCAGCTCAGCGCTTTTCCAGTAAAGGTGACTGTGTTACCAAGCACAGGTCGGCTTCTAGATCACACTTCCAGAGAGCCACACCCAGGCCAACTCTGTGCTGTGTTCTACcacagtttttctttaaagaaagaataaacaggATGGATGAAGAATAGTATCCCCCAAGAACAAATAGAACAGGCTTCTCAGAGATCGCACTGAACCTTTGGTCGCTGAGTCTCAGCACTCCCTTGTTCCACCGGCCTGCTGCCGAATGCGCCTGGGAGCCCACACCGCTGGTTGCCGTCACCTGTGGAAGTGACTTTCTAAGTCAGTGTGGCTTGGCTGCGGGCTTACGTTTTGTTGTTCTCACGCAGTTCGACTACAAGGCTGTTGCGGACCGGCTCCTGGAGATCACCAACAGGAAAAACATCCCACCCTTCAACAGGAAGCGtctctccaaactcatcaaaaaGTAAGTGGCTGTGGGCGCAGTCTGTGGACTCTCGCAGTGGAGGCTGTGTCCCCGGCCCTCATCACGTCTAGCCATAGCCTGGGCGTGCACACAGCAGCAGGAAAGTTTCGTGGAACAGCTGCTCCCCTACCCACACGTGTATGCTTCACATGCCCCTAAGAGTTCAACTCTGGCCACCGCGTCCTCATGGGGCAGCAGCAGCACATCAGTAACGGCCGTTCGTACCGCCAGCGATTGCCGCGTAAGGGTGCCACTGAGTGGTGTCGGCTCCCTCACCTCCCACTGTGGTCACGCCCGTGCCGGTCTGCCACACCAGTCATTGAGTGCAGAGCACCCTGGCTTCTCGTGGTTGGTGACCAGAAACTGAACACCCACTGTGTTCAGTGTCAAGTGTCCGAGCACTTGACATAAGTTAGTTCCTGTGAGGAGAAGCCCTGCAAGGCTTTTCTAATGTCCCACCTCACTGATGGCTCAGCCAGGGCACGAGGCTTGCCCGAGGTCCCTGCTGGCAGGTgacagagctgaactggaccttcTGTTGGCTCCCCTGGtgctctgcccccccacccagcACTGGTGCTTCTCCACCAGGTGAGCAGAGAGGACAGTGGGACATAAGCAGAGACATGGGCTGCTTTGGCCTTGagaaaagttttaatttcttctgttaCACATGAACGAACCACAGTGGACTCTCTAGATCACCACGTCCCACGTCCTCGAGGGCAATGCGTCCTTCACATCACACCACCGTTAGCCTCTCCtcctagaaggaaaagaaagtgaacACACACCCAAGTAGCACATCTGAAAActggtatgtgtgtgtttacagAACACAGAAAGAAGAGGTTTTTTCAGGGACTTTTATTCTCTGTTTCAGGTTCCAGGATCTTTCTGAAGGTGAGGGCATCAGGATTACAGCTGGTGATGTTACATGAACATGGCCCAACTGAGGCACTTACAGCAAATACTGACAAACAGGATTAAGAGACATTGGGAACATAAGACAGCCTTTACCTGTGAAGGCCGTCAGCTGGGCAGAGCTTGTGGGAGGCCTCTGCGCCAGGGAAGGGGGTAGACTGGGCTGAGGGGTCATCGTCGGTTTTAGGAAGATACCAGTTTGATTCTTTAGGAAGAAAAGAGTTGACATCTCAGGCTCCCTTTCCTTTGCCGTCATGGTCAGGTGTGCCCCAAGGGAAAAGCTGTTGTCCATAGCCAGGGACATGTGAGCAAGCCAGCACACCCTGCTCCCCATGTACGCCTGTGGGCTGCTGAGCCCCAGGGGGCGTGCTGTCAGGGTGTCCCCCATGGGGTGCAGTTCCTGCATCCACCACAGATTTGGGTTGGGAAGGTAGCAAGGTTGCAGAAGTCAGGGTGGAGAATGCCGGTGTGAGGTGGGGACAGAGTCGTGGCATCTCAGGAAGCTGACTGGATGCGGCTTTGGTGTCCAGCAGGCAGTATATCTCAGCTCAGTTTTGCCGAGGACATTTCTGCTGATGAAGAGGAGCAAATCCTCAACCGAGGAAGacacaagaaaaaaggaaataaacttttaGAGAAAACCGAGctggaaaaagagagaggtgaGCCTCCAAGCTCCACgtgggtgagggaggaggagggcgcCTCTGCACTGCTGGGAGGCTGGGCACAGGGCTTCCGGGGTCAGGGCAGAGCCAGAGCCTGAGCCTCAGCTCGGGTTGCTGAGGAGGAAGGATTCTCACCCGCAGCCTCCCTGTTTCCTCCTGGGGCCACCTTCAGCAGGTGAGGGTGTAGCGGCTGCTACACAGACTGCGCCCTCTGGAGCAAGTGTGGTGTGTCTGCCCTGCAGCTGTGGTTTTCACGGGCCTGGAGATGCATAGTCCTGAGCGTGGCTGTAGTTCCGTCTCTGTGGGAACCGGCATCGGGAGGGTCTGGTCCCAGCTGGGCAGGGAAAGGACGGCACCTGACGACAGAGCCAGCGgtcagccccatgtcaggcactCCCTCATGGGCCTGGGTTTCTTTCTAGGAAACAAGTTCTTTCTTactgaggaagaggagggtgaAGCCAGTGttcagaagaggaaaaggaagaagaagaagaagaaccaccTCCAGCCTGAACATTTAGGGTCGAGCGCTGAAGCCATGCCCCCAGAACAGAACGGAGGTGGCGAGCCAGAGGCCGGTGCGAGCAGAGCCCCGAGGACGCCAGCAGCAGAGCCCAGGCCGGCAgccaccccaggcccccaggaacAGGGCGGCGCGGGGCCCCCCACAGCCCACAGCAGGAAGAAACGGCCCAAGAAGAAGAGCTCCAGGGTCCAGGCCGGGAGCACGGAGTCCACAGCACTGCCGCCCCTGGAGGATGCGGCTCCTGGCGGCCCCTGCAGCGCCCGTGCTCAGGACCTGGCTCCGCGAGCCACCCCCGCCGGCGGGGCCCCGGTCCCGAAGAGGAAGCGGAAACTCGGAGCCCTCCCGGTCAACGGCAGCGGTCCCCCCGCACTGGCCTGGCCCCCACCTCCGGGCGGGAGGCTGAAGAGAAAGAAGGCGGAGCACGGCAGCCCCGACGTGCACAGCCCGTCCAGTCAGAAAACTGCCATcttgaaaaagaggaagaaggtgaaGGAGACGTCTGACTTGGCAGCACGTGGCGCGGTGTTGGAGTCCGAGGCCACGCTCAGGCAGGCTCTGGTAAGCCAGCCCCCTGGGGGGCGGCAGGGCGAGGCCAGAGCTCCAGGCCGAGGGGCGGCCCTGGTTTATAACAGCCTGGACCAGGAGGAAATAAACAGGTGCCTCTTCTTGGGGGCCGGGACTGTCGTCCTGGaccccccaccctgccaggcTGCTCCCTGGGGGCTGCAGAGGGCCGGCAGGAAGCCTGGGAGTGTCCCCCAGCTGAGGCCCCCTGCAGTATGCACAGGCAGGCAGGCGTCCCCGTCAGACGCTGCTCTGGTGTTCCTTCATCAATGCGCCCGCGGCCAACCTTTGGCCCTTTGAGGGCcaaatttcttctccttttcgcttatttttttaaagaaaagcctgTCTGTGCTTACACATCTAGAGTCAATTAAGCAAGGAGTGGGCTGTGGATCTGCTTCCCATGTCGCCTGTGGCCCTGCGGCGTGTCTGTACCAGTGTCAGCAAACCGTTCGACTGTGACGCAGAGGCACGCTGGTGGTGAGGGCTGGCCCAGGCAGCCTTCCCTCCTCAGCAGCGGCAGCAGTACTTACAAAACCTCATGACCCCAGGGCGCCCGGTATTTGCTCCCCAGCCCTTCCCAAACGGGCCTGCTGACCACGTCCAGCACCCGCTCGGGCAGACATATGGGTAACGGGCACCCGTGTGCGCTCAgccaagtgctcatcccaagcTGATGGTGTCTCTGAGTGGTTGAGTCCGCTTGTGACCAGGAAAGGTCTCAGCTGGGGAAGCACCCGGAGCTCTCCCCTGGGCTCCAGGAAGCCTGTTGTAACCTTAGACCTTCCCCGAGCACCTCTGCGGCAGGTACCACTTCCCTTGGGCCTCCACGCCCGTTCATTTGGTGCCCTGTCTTCACTAAGCATCGGGAAATCTCCGCGTGTCATTTCTCAGGCTCAGCAACCTTCCTTGGCGTTGGAACTATTGCTCATAAGCCGCAGGGTCAAGGGAGCTTTTCCTCCCAAAGGGTCTGGTGTCTCTCGCTGGTGGGTGAAGGCGTGTGAGAGAGGCCTCCTGGGTCCACCCCTCGCTCACAccaccggggggcggggggggggggggggctcctgggggaaGGCCTCAGCTTCTAGGCCAGGAACGCCAGGACCTTGCAGAATCCAGCCGTGTAACGTTAACTACATCGGGCTTCCagaccctgggaccccagaacCAGAGCAGGGGCCTTGCTGGGGGCTGCAGGCAGCTGTAAAACCCCCGGTGAGGGTCCTTTATCTCCCCACAGTGGACCTGCAGGTCCTAAGGGCGTGCTCACTCTCTTGCACCACCAAACTTCTTGGTGGACGATGAGGTCTTTGGTCAGAAATGAGAAAGTGCGTTCAATTATTTAACAAGTGGTCTTTGAAAAGCAGAAATCTTCAGGAGCCCTAGGCTTGAAGATCCATGAAAGTGGTTCTTGTGGCTAAAAAGCTAGGAACCCTGTGGCCCTGTTGGCGTGGTGCCGCGTGCCTGAGGTCTGCGCCCTGCCGTGTCCAGGAGGTGTTTGcagacccggggggggggggggggtgtctgagCCAGAGACGCTGTGGCCCATGGGCCCCACATGGCCTCCCTGCACACACGTGTGAcctcccctctcctcacccctccctcGTGCAGGGAGACGGGGGCGCCTTAAGCCCCTCGAAGAAGCAGCAGCTGAGGACGGAGAACGACTTTGTGAGGTTCGACACTGCCTTCTTACCAAAGCCGCTGTTCTTCAGAAAAGCCAAGAGCAGCGCCACTGCCACTTCTGCACACCCTGCCCTGCAGGTTCGTGACCCCACCGCCACCCTCCTGACCCCGACCACGCCGCCTGCGTGTGCCAGGCCTCTGCTCCTGCCCGCGGCCTGCAGGTTCCTGTCGAGGGAGCCCTGGTCTGCCGCactgggggcccctggggccaGGTGGCTCTGGGGCTCTCGCCGCCTCCTGGTAGCACAGGCTCGTCTCTCGGTGATCTGGGCCGGCCTGAGGGGTTGGTCCGCGGGAATCGAGAGTGCAGCGCGTGATGCCTCATCTTAGTATCCCCGGGGGTGgtcagggtgggggaaggagcaggcGCTGCCCCGGGCGCCCATGGGGGGTACAGGGTGAGGCGCAGACTGAGGCTGACAGGGCCTGCCGCCAGGAGGGTGCTACTGGGCCACCCTGCCAGGAGGCCACGGGACAGTGGCTGTTTTGAGAAAGGAGGGGGTGCTGCAAAGGTACCTGCTGGAACTAGCAGAGGGACGACTGCTGTGTTAATACACACGCGTGCAGAGTCTCAGACACACTCGCTGATGATGCCACAGACAGATCCGGCTTCTCTTATAAAACGTTTATGGTCTGAAAGCAAGTGGTGCAGGGCAAGGTGACGGGGTTCACATGGAAATGAGGGTGCTTTGTCATATGCAGAGTGCAGCCACATCTGGGAATCTCCCAAATAGGAAACCGCTAATTCTGATCAATTGTTAGATCATCTAGATGAGTGTGTATGGGCACCGCTGGGAAGCGCATGTGCTGCCCTTGAAGCCAGAGCCCGTCCCGGTGTGTGGGCCCATCGTTCCGTGCACCCGTAAAACTATAAAGCTCCTGGTGAATGGGAGTCCTAGCATGGAAATGGCGAGCCTTTTCCTGTTACGTTGGGGGGTTCAGGCATCACGGGGTACCCGGTCTTCCTCCCCAGTCCTAACGGACGGCATGGTCGCTGTCTTATTCCCTCTGTTGTCCTCCCTTTGCAGCGAGACAAGATGCCGTCCAGCTCCAAGAAGGTCACTTTCGGGCTGAACAGAAACATGACCGCGGGTGAGTGTGGGGTCAGCCTCCTGCAGGGCTCCTTCCACGGAGGCGGCTCGCGGGGGACACGGGCCCTGACCCGCTCCAGAGTCAGAAGTCCAGAGCCAAGCTGCCAGTGGGGCATCCAGGGCCGGGTGTGGAGGGGTGTCCTCGGGGCCTCTGGAAGGGGTCTGTCTGGCGGGGGATGCGTTGAAAAGCCGTGTCCTCGAGCCTGGGCACCCAGACCACTGCAGGCCCTCGTGGCCTGGGGACCACTGGCAGCCGAGCTGCATCTGCTAACATTGTGAGCCGCGTACCCAAGAGAAGATGCTTTTAGTATCAGTGCCTTTTGCTTGTTCTGTTTTAACAGAAACCAAGCTTTTTAGAAGGATGTAATGTGTTTAAGATCTGACCTTTCATAAGGCCTACACGTAAACGTACGTGTGAAGGGGGGAGACCGTGGGGGAGCCTGAGGTGCCTCTGGCCTTGCCAGGCCTTGTTTCTGGAGCTGGAGGGAGTGTGGGGAGCAGATCAGCTGGAATGAAAGGCTCTTCCCGCCTGAGCCTCAGGCTCATGCGCATTCCCTCACCCCCCCTGCCCGACGCCCCCTCCTATGCCGTCCGTGGACATTTGTTCATTCGTTCTATGGAGCAGGATAGTGAGTCCGTGACCTCTGGAAGCTCGGGGCCTGCTCTCTGCAGGACCTCGTGACCGCACGGGCCTGGCTGGGCTGCCGGCAGTGGGAACGGGGGACGGCACCGACGGGAGACAGCACTGGGGCGCTGGGCAGGCCAGGAATGCTACTCCGCTAACGCGTGGCCTTGCTTTCATCCGGGGCA from Canis aureus isolate CA01 chromosome 30, VMU_Caureus_v.1.0, whole genome shotgun sequence includes the following:
- the RRP1B gene encoding ribosomal RNA processing protein 1 homolog B isoform X3 produces the protein MAPAMQPAELQFAQRLASHEKGIRDRAVKKLRQYISVKTQRETGGFSQEELLKIWKGLFYCMWVQDEPLLQEELANTISQLVHVVNNSEAQHLFIQTFWQTMNREWKGIDRLRLGKYYMLIRLVLRQSFEVLKRHGWEESRIKLFLDVLMKEILHPESQSPNGVKFHFIDIYLDELSKVGGKELLADQNLQFIDPFCKIAAKTKDQTLVQTIARGVLEVIVDQSPFGPEETLEEQKAQGEENEFSEDEMPENEVAWRKPVSKKKPALGKQHCREDGVHGDGERGGGRLEDAGPLLQFDYKAVADRLLEITNRKNIPPFNRKRLSKLIKKFQDLSEAGSISQLSFAEDISADEEEQILNRGRHKKKGNKLLEKTELEKERGNKFFLTEEEEGEASVQKRKRKKKKKNHLQPEHLGSSAEAMPPEQNGGGEPEAGASRAPRTPAAEPRPAATPGPQEQGGAGPPTAHSRKKRPKKKSSRVQAGSTESTALPPLEDAAPGGPCSARAQDLAPRATPAGGAPVPKRKRKLGALPVNGSGPPALAWPPPPGGRLKRKKAEHGSPDVHSPSSQKTAILKKRKKVKETSDLAARGAVLESEATLRQALGDGGALSPSKKQQLRTENDFVRFDTAFLPKPLFFRKAKSSATATSAHPALQRDKMPSSSKKVTFGLNRNMTAEFKKTDKSILVSPTGPSRVAFNPEQRPLHGVLKTPTSSPTSTPLGTKKLLTTTPKRRPTAMDFF
- the RRP1B gene encoding ribosomal RNA processing protein 1 homolog B isoform X2; amino-acid sequence: MAPAMQPAELQFAQRLASHEKGIRDRAVKKLRQYISVKTQRETGGFSQEELLKIWKGLFYCMWVQDEPLLQEELANTISQLVHVVNNSEAQHLFIQTFWQTMNREWKGIDRLRLGKYYMLIRLVLRQSFEVLKRHGWEESTRTDVTVFFGGRGKSWRAAVNRTACVVFFSRIKLFLDVLMKEILHPESQSPNGVKFHFIDIYLDELSKVGGKELLADQNLQFIDPFCKIAAKTKDQTLVQTIARGVLEVIVDQSPFGPEETLEEQKAQGEENEFSEDEMPENEVAWRKPVSKKKPALGKQHCREDGVHGDGERGGGRLEDAGPLLQFDYKAVADRLLEITNRKNIPPFNRKRLSKLIKKFQDLSEGSISQLSFAEDISADEEEQILNRGRHKKKGNKLLEKTELEKERGNKFFLTEEEEGEASVQKRKRKKKKKNHLQPEHLGSSAEAMPPEQNGGGEPEAGASRAPRTPAAEPRPAATPGPQEQGGAGPPTAHSRKKRPKKKSSRVQAGSTESTALPPLEDAAPGGPCSARAQDLAPRATPAGGAPVPKRKRKLGALPVNGSGPPALAWPPPPGGRLKRKKAEHGSPDVHSPSSQKTAILKKRKKVKETSDLAARGAVLESEATLRQALGDGGALSPSKKQQLRTENDFVRFDTAFLPKPLFFRKAKSSATATSAHPALQRDKMPSSSKKVTFGLNRNMTAEFKKTDKSILVSPTGPSRVAFNPEQRPLHGVLKTPTSSPTSTPLGTKKLLTTTPKRRPTAMDFF